The following proteins are encoded in a genomic region of Thunnus maccoyii chromosome 8, fThuMac1.1, whole genome shotgun sequence:
- the selenot2 gene encoding selenoprotein T2 has product MAEYSQAGLLAALLLFTALTVRDLYLGRPGLSPDNLPDTEPGKPAKSSLYTGPVLRFQYCISUGYSKVFQEYSRAISQLYPDIRIEGENYPPTPFNRCLGNLISYLKLVSILLIVSGQNVFVLLGLDTPRAWTWSQDNKIFSCLMAFFFCNMMETHFLSTGAFEVTLNDVPVWSKLQAGYVPNVQEIFQILDNHLKMNQVDPVSFS; this is encoded by the exons ATGGCGGAGTACAGCCAGGCGGGCCTCCTGGCGGCTCTGCTGCTCTTCACGGCCCTCACGGTACGGGACCTTTACCTCGGCAGGCCCGGCCTCTCCCCGGACAACCTGCCGGACACAGAGCCCGGCAAACCGGCCAAGTCCTCCCTGTACACCGGGCCCGTGCTGCGGTTCCAGTACTG tatcTCCTGAGGTTACAGTAAAGTGTTCCAGGAGTATTCTCGGGCCATCAGCCAGCTGTACCCAGACATCCGCATCGAGGGAGAAAactacccccccacccccttcaACAG gTGTTTGGGCAACCTGATCTCGTACCTGAAGCTCGTCTCCATCTTGCTGATCGTCAGCGGTCAGAACGTGTTCGTGCTGCTCGGCCTCGACACGCCGCGAGCCTGGACCTGGAGTCAGGACAACAAG ATCTTCTCCTGTCTGATggccttcttcttctgcaacatGATGGAGACGCACTTCCTGTCCACCGGAGCCTTCGAGGTCACGCTGAACG ACGTCCCCGTCTGGTCGAAGCTTCAGGCGGGTTACGTGCCGAACGTTCAGGAGATCTTCCAGATCCTCGATAACCACCTGAAGATGAACCAGGTGGATCCCGTGAGCTTCTCGTAG
- the LOC121902053 gene encoding vacuolar protein sorting-associated protein 27-like, with product MISGVSGEQTDCAADLSFILKKVFESTSCSKRTDRPVESCSFCSEEFSMQIRKHHCRNCEQVFCCCCVSRFLSLLQIHQFSQPAGL from the exons atgATCTCAG GTGTATCAGGTGAGCAGACTGACTGTGCTGCTGATTTGAGCTTCATCCTGAAGAAGGTGTTTGAGTCCACCTCCTGCAGTAAGAGGACAG ATCGTCCGGTTGAATCTTGTAGCTTCTGTTCAGAGGAGTTCAGCATGCAAATCAGGAAACATCACTGCAGAAACTGTGAGCAG gtgttctgctgttgctgtgtgtctCGCTTCCTGTCATTACTTCAGATTCATCAGTTCAGTCAACCTGCTGGACTCTGA